In the Agrococcus beijingensis genome, CCTCGACCTCGTGGAGCCGCAGGGCGACATGGCCGGCGTGCTCTACCTCGAGGTTCCGAACGACCTCACCCGCGACATGCTGGAGCAGCGGCTGCGCTCGCCGATCACCGAGGCGCTTGTGGAGAACGCTGTGGAGATCTCCTCCTTCAAGATCGTCGTGAACCCGCAGCTCGACCGCGAGCCGCTGCCCGATGTCATCGATGATCCGCGGGCCGAGCCCGTCGTCGCACCGGTGCAGAGCTACGAGCGCGACAGCTCCGACTCGTCGGCACGGCGTGTCGACTCGCGGCTCAACCCGAAGTACGTCTTCGAGAACTTCGTCATCGGCGGATCGAACCGCTTCGCGCACGCCGCGGCCCTCGCCGTCGCCGAGACGCCGGCCAAGGCCTACAACCCGCTGTTCATCTACGGCGACTCCGGCCTCGGGAAGACGCACCTGCTGCATGCGATCGGGCACTACGCCGAGGGCATGTACCCCGGCATCCAGGTGCGGTACGTCTCGAGCGAGGAGTTCACGAACGACTTCATCAACTCGATCGCCAACAACCTGAACCAGTCCTTCCAGCAGCGCTACCGCGAGGTCGACGTGCTGCTCATCGACGACATCCAGTTCCTGCGCGGCAAGGAGTCGACGCAGGAGGCGTTCTTCCACACCTTCAACACGCTGCACGACCACAACAAGCAGGTCGTCATCACGTCGGATGTGGCGCCCAAGCACCTGCAGGGCTTCGAGGCCCGCATGGTGAGCCGCTTCGAGTGGGGGCTGATCACCGACGTCACCGCGCCCGACCTCGAGACCCGCATCGCGATCCTGCGCAAGAAGGCCGAGGCCGAGCGCATCCAGATCCCGCCGGAGGTGCTCTCGGTCATCGCCGACAAGGTGCAGTCGAACATCCGCGAGCTCGAGGGCACGCTGATCCGCGTGACAGCCTTCGCGAGCCTCAACCGGCTGCCCGTCACGATGGAGCTGGCCCAGACGGTGCTGAAGGACCTCTTCTCGTTCGACGAGGAGGCGGTGGTGTCGCCGAGCGACATCATCAGCCACACCGCCGCCTACTTCCGGCTCTCGGTCGACGACCTGCACGGCTCGTCGCGGTCGCAGACGATCGCGCTCGCCCGGCAGATCGCCATGTACCTCTGCCGCGAGATGACGAGCATGTCACTGCCGAAGATCGGCCAGCTGTTCGGCAACCGCGACCACACCACGGTCATGTACGCGAACAAGAAGATCGAGAAGCTGATGCAGGAGCGTCGCTCGGTCTACACGCAGGTCACCGAGCTGACCGCCCGCATCAGGCAACGCGCGGGCGCTTGAGGTGAGAGGCCATTGCTGGCCTCTCACTGCGCCCTGCGCCCTGCGCCGACGCCCGTCCCGGGCGTGGGTCACTGCTGCGTCGCCATTCCCGTCGCGCCGCCCTCCGCATCCCAAGCGGCCTCCGCGACGCGCACCATCCCTCGACGACCACACCCAACCCTCAACGTGCACTTCATGTGATTCGGATGTGGAGCGCGTGGGCGAGCCTGTGGACAACGCGACCGCGACCTGTGGAACTCGCGCCCCAGCGCATCCGCCCGTCTCCACCGTCTGTGGATGCGCGTCAACAGCGGCTCTACAACTTCCACGGTTGTAGTTCCCAGCGTTCCCACGGCGAGGACGCCATCGATCCACAGGTTGCACAGACGTTATGAATGACAGAGATCGTTTCGAGAGAGATTTGGGCGAGCTGCCAACCATGACCGTCGGCGGCCCGATCGGCGTCCGGGGTCGGAATGGCGAGCCTGTGCCAGAATCGACACCGCCGTGCTCTGCGGCGCGGCAATCTCGCAGCGCCTCGAGCGCCGAAGGAGGATCCCCCGTGAAGAAGCACGCCGTCAAGAAGGTCGCGCAGTGAAGTTCGTCATCAATCGCGATGTCTTCAGCGACGCCGTGTCGTTCGCGGTCAAGCTGCTGCCGCAGCGGCCGACGATGCCGATCCTGAGCGGCGTGCGCATCGAGTCCACGGCCGACGGCGTGGTCTTCTCGTCGTTCGACTTCGAGTCCTCCGCCCGCACCTCGGTGGCTGCCGACGTCGAGGGCGAGGGTGTGGTGCTGGTCTCCGGCCGGCTGCTGAGCGACATCGCGGCGAAGCTGCCGCAACGCGAGGTGCGGGTCGAGGACGACGGCACCAAGGTCATCCTGCGCTGCGGCAACGCGCAGTTCTCGCTCGCGAAGATGCCGCTCGAGGAGTACCCGACGGTGCCGACCGTCGAGGGCCGCACCGGCGTCGTCGAGGGCAAGGCGTTCTCGGAGGCCATCTCGCAGGTGGCGATCTCGGCATCGCGCGAAGACGTCACGCCGGTCATCACCGGTGTGCAGCTCGAGGCCTCGGAGCACACGCTCACGCTCATCGCCACCGACCGCTACCGCGTCTCGGTGCGCAGCATCCCGTGGGACGCCGGCGATCAGACCGAGGCGCTCACCTCGCTGGTGCCGGCCCGCACGCTCGTCGAGGTCGGCCGCACCTTCGGCAGCGCCGACCGCATCGAGATCACCATGAGCGAGGCGGGGGAGCGGCAGCAGATCGCGTTCTCGACCGCCGATCGCACGGTCACCAGCCTGCTGATCAAGGGCAACTACCCGCCGGTGCGCCGGCTCTTCCCCGAGCAGGTCGAGCATCACGCGGTCGTGAGCACCTCCGAGCTCGTCGATGCCACCCGTCGCGTGCAGCTCGTGCTCGACGCCGAGGCCGCGATCCGCTTCACCTTCAGCGAGGGCCAGGCGCAGCTCGAGGCGATCGGCTCCGAGCAGGCGCAGGCCTCCGAGTCGATCGACGCCGTGCTCGAGGGCGACGACATCGTGCTCTCGATCAAGCCGCAGCTGCTGATCGACGGCATCCAGGCCACCCACTCGGAGTTCGTGCGCGTCTCGTTCACGCACTCCGAGAACACGAACAAGCCCGGCCCCATGCTGATCCGCGGGCAGACGTCGCGCGACGACGCCGAGGCGACCGACTTCAAGTACCTGCTGCAGCCCAACCTGCTGCTGCGCTGACCCGCGACACACGTCGCGACGAGGGGGCACCATGACGCACATCGGACTGATCGGGCTCGGCAAGATGGGCGGCAACATGCGCACCCGTCTGCGCGACGCCGGCATCGACGTCACCGGCTACGACCGCAAGCCCGAGGTGACCGACGTCGCGAGCGTCGACGAGCTGATCGCTGCCCTGCCCGCGCCCCGCACCGTCTGGGTGATGGTGCCGGCGGGCGAGATCACGGATGCGGTGGTCACCGAGCTGGGCGAGAAGCTGTCGGAAGGCGATCTGGTCATCGACGGCGGCAACTCGCGCTTCACCGAGGATGAGCGGCAC is a window encoding:
- the dnaN gene encoding DNA polymerase III subunit beta is translated as MKFVINRDVFSDAVSFAVKLLPQRPTMPILSGVRIESTADGVVFSSFDFESSARTSVAADVEGEGVVLVSGRLLSDIAAKLPQREVRVEDDGTKVILRCGNAQFSLAKMPLEEYPTVPTVEGRTGVVEGKAFSEAISQVAISASREDVTPVITGVQLEASEHTLTLIATDRYRVSVRSIPWDAGDQTEALTSLVPARTLVEVGRTFGSADRIEITMSEAGERQQIAFSTADRTVTSLLIKGNYPPVRRLFPEQVEHHAVVSTSELVDATRRVQLVLDAEAAIRFTFSEGQAQLEAIGSEQAQASESIDAVLEGDDIVLSIKPQLLIDGIQATHSEFVRVSFTHSENTNKPGPMLIRGQTSRDDAEATDFKYLLQPNLLLR
- the dnaA gene encoding chromosomal replication initiator protein DnaA — protein: MAPDDRTGQLWSSVLSTLEGDSRIPPSLRGFLDLVEPQGDMAGVLYLEVPNDLTRDMLEQRLRSPITEALVENAVEISSFKIVVNPQLDREPLPDVIDDPRAEPVVAPVQSYERDSSDSSARRVDSRLNPKYVFENFVIGGSNRFAHAAALAVAETPAKAYNPLFIYGDSGLGKTHLLHAIGHYAEGMYPGIQVRYVSSEEFTNDFINSIANNLNQSFQQRYREVDVLLIDDIQFLRGKESTQEAFFHTFNTLHDHNKQVVITSDVAPKHLQGFEARMVSRFEWGLITDVTAPDLETRIAILRKKAEAERIQIPPEVLSVIADKVQSNIRELEGTLIRVTAFASLNRLPVTMELAQTVLKDLFSFDEEAVVSPSDIISHTAAYFRLSVDDLHGSSRSQTIALARQIAMYLCREMTSMSLPKIGQLFGNRDHTTVMYANKKIEKLMQERRSVYTQVTELTARIRQRAGA